Proteins from one Capricornis sumatraensis isolate serow.1 chromosome 2, serow.2, whole genome shotgun sequence genomic window:
- the ARHGAP11A gene encoding rho GTPase-activating protein 11A isoform X1, whose amino-acid sequence MSGMWDQRLVRLAVVQQLRAAYGIKVKGGRAQCDRRRQETATMETVGKIFGVPLNALPQAVVPEYGHIPSFLVDACTSLEEHVHTEGLFRKSGSVIRLKALKNKLDHGERGLSSAPPCDTAGLLKQFFRELPEPILPADLHEALFKAQQLKTEEKNKATLLLSCLMADHTIDILRYFFNFLRKVSLRSSENKMDSSNLAVIFAPNLLQTSEGHEKMSANTEKKLRLQAAVVQTFIDYASDIGHVPDFILEKIPAMLGIDGLCATPSLEGFEEGDYETPGDCKRKRRQSVGDFVSGALNKFKSNRTPSVTPQQERIAQVSISPAILTPNAKRKLPVDSHGFSSKKRKSIKHNFNFELLPSNLFSSSSTPISVHCDTSPEGSSQSSFSPVAISGNHLVSTNVLRRSKRLASKKVCRVESGKAGCFSPKISRKEKVRRSLRLKFNLGKNSKDGNECSGVNRSENVGRRLANQQSLKNRIDSVKTGLLFSPDTDERLTKKGSKKISKSEENLLTPERLSGTNYRISWIGPSNSDFQEVDGNEASPKDGTLEVENSSLEPDMMVEKSPVSSYELTPPNVHSKHSNNITGSSLSGDENNLTTETVVKIQKAFSESGSNLHTLINHKQSSLTNVEKVKFNETSSTKGSPEKNLLETNLTVIESNGHHTSNDEESFSERDFSRHQPQISDREATIKCYSTQMKIQLENNIHLNIPTDYLSKQELRSDEHVGKQESPRDTLNTKLKEHENLIEENLLKHTASREVVASTSSLEQSTCSSTNLSKPGPGGIIKQQSLVETRDETVSECLQMTEHGRVSDHIQWFNRLSLNEPNRTKVKSPLKFQRTPVRQSVRRINSLLEYGGQPPRRKLVSLGDTASPLVKSVSCESALPSCVESMTKDSSHPCTRSGPKEQKSSCKQSNIDMISKSSMEVTSTSFLQMKRHSHSVNASLGSTRVCKQEVISNRQIKVPLDDLTNHDIVKSIVSNDKVFPPGVSSRVLRKPSEKERIWYKGSPKNPIGKVQLLPTSRPVDL is encoded by the exons GGTAAAATATTTGGAGTACCATTAAATGCATTGCCCCAGGCTGTTGTACCAGAATATGGACATATTCCAAG TTTTCTTGTTGATGCTTGCACGTCTTTAGAAGAGCATGTTCATACAGAAGGGCTTTTTAGGAAATCAGGATCTGTTATTCGTCTAAAAGCACTAAAG aataaacttGATCATGGTGAAAGAGGCCTGTCTTCTGCACCTCCTTGTGATACCGCGGGACTTCTTAAGCAGTTTTTTAGGGAATTGCCAGAGCCCATTCTCCCAGCTGATTTGCATGAAGCACTTTTCAAAGCTCAACAATTAAAAACAGAGGAGAAGAATAAAGCTACATTATTGCTCTCCTGTCTTATGGCTGACCACACAATTGATATATTAAGATACTTCTTTAACTTTCTCAGGAAAGTTTCTCTTAG gtCCAGTGAGAATAAGATGGATAGCAGCAATCTTGCTGTAATATTTGCACCAAATCTTCTTCAGACAAGTGaaggacatgaaaagatgtctGCTAACACAGAAAAAAAGCTACGATTACAGGCTGCAGTAGTACAAACTTTTATTGATTATGCATCAGATATCG GGCATGTTCCAGATTTTATCCTAGAAAAGATACCAGCTATGTTGGGGATTGATGGTCTCTGTGCTACTCCATCGCTGGAAGGCTTTGAAGAAGGCGATTACGAAACTCCTGGTGACTGTAAGAGAAAACGAAGACAAAGTGTGGGAG ATTTTGTTAGTGGagcattaaataaatttaaatctaaCAGGACACCTTCTGTTACACCACAACAGGAAAGAATTG cccAGGTATCCATTTCACCAGCAATTCTTACACCAAATGCTAAGCGTAAACTGCCGGTAGATTCTCATGGTTTCTCAAGTAAGAAAAGGAAGTCCATCAAGCACAATTTTAACTTTGAGTTGTTGCCAAGTAATCTCTTCAGTAGCAGTTCTACACCAATATCAG TTCACTGTGATACAAGCCCGGAAGGGTCATCCCAGAGTTCATTCTCTCCTGTCGCCATCAGTGGAAACCATTTGGTCAGTACAAATGTGCTAAGGCGAAGTAAAAGGCTTGCAAGCAAAAAGGTTTGCAG GGTGGAATCAGGAAAAGCAGGCTGCTTCTCTCCTAAAATCAGCCGTAAAGAAAAGGTTCGAAGATCTCTTCGTTTGAAATTTAATCTAGGGAAAAATAGCAAAgatgga AATGAGTGTTCTGGTGTCAATAGATCTGAAAATGTTGGTCGACGACTTGCAAatcaacaaagtttaaaaaataggatTGACTCTGTAAAAACAGGTCTGCTTTTTAGCCCAGATACTGATGAAAGATTAACAAAGAAAG GTTCGAAAAAGATCAGTAAGTCGGAGGAAAACTTATTAACTCCAGAGCGACTAAGTGGAACAAATTACCGGATATCTTGGATAGGACCTAGTAATTCAGATTTTCAAGAAGTAGATGGAAATGAAGCTTCTCCAAAAGATGGAACTCTGGAGGTGGAGAACTCTTCTTTGGAGCCTGATATGATGGTTGAAAAGTCCCCTGTTAGTTCATACGAGCTCACCCCTCCTAATGTACACAGTAAGCACAGTAACAACATAACTGGCAGCTCTCTTAGTGGTGATGAAAATAACTTGACCACAGAAACTGTGGTGAAAATTCAGAAAGCATTTTCTGAATCTGGAAGTAATCTTCATACATTGATAAATCACAAGCAGTCATCATTAACTAATGTGGAGAAAGTAAAATTCAATGAAACATCTTCTACCAAAGGTAGCCCAGAGAAAAATCTCTTGGAAACTAATTTGACTGTGATAGAATCAAATGGACACCATACCAGTAACGATGAAGAGAGCTTTTCAGAAAGAGACTTCTCACGACATCAGCCTCAAATATCGGATAGAGAAGCCACTATAAAATGTTACTCAACTCAAATGAAGATACAACTAGAAAACAACATTCATTTGAATATACCAACAGATTATTTAAGCAAGCAGGAGTTGCGCAGTGATGAACATGTAGGGAAACAAGAGTCCCCAAGGGATACCCTCAATACTAAATTAAAGGAGCATGAAAATTTGATTGAAGAGAACTTATTGAAACACACAGCTTCTAGGGAGGTTGTGGCTAGCACCTCTTCCTTGGAACAGAGCACGTGCAGTAGCACAAACCTGTCAAAACCTGGTCCGGGGGGAATCATTAAACAGCAGTCACTGGTGGAAACACGTGATGAAACGGTTTCTGAATGTTTACAAATGACAGAGCATGGAAGGGTTTCAGACCACATACAGTGGTTTAACAGGCTCTCTTTAAATGAACCAAATAGGACAAAAGTTAAGTCACCTCTTAAGTTTCAGCGTACGCCTGTCCGTCAGTCAGTgagaagaatcaattctttgttgGAGTATGGTGGACAACCTCCAAGGCGTAAATTAGTGAGTCTTGGTGATACTGCTTCTCCTCTGGTTAAATCAGTGAGCTGTGAGAGTGCTCTTCCCTCTTGTGTAGAAAGTATGACAAAAGATTCCTCCCATCCATGTACCAGATCAGGTCCTAAAGAACAGAAGTCATCTTGCAAGCAGTCAAATATTGATATGATTTCAAAGTCAAGCATGGAGGTAACTTCTACATCTTTCTTACAAATGAAGAGGCACTCACACTCTGTGAATGCTTCTCTTGGGTCCACCAGAGTTTGTAAACAAGAAGTGATATCTAATAGGCAAATTAAGGTTCCCTTGGATGATCTAACAAACCATGATATAGTAAAATCTATTGTAAGTAATGATAAGGTCTTTCCTCCTGGCGTAAGCAGCAGGGTCCTTAGAAAACCATCAGAAAAAGAGAGGATCTGGTATAAAGGTTCTCCAAAAAATCCTATTGGAAAAGTTCAACTGCTACCAACAAGTAGACCTGTAGACTTATAG